Within Actinosynnema pretiosum, the genomic segment TGATCCGGTTCCACGTCGAGACCGCCGCCCGCCGCGGCGGGGCGTTGGCGTTGGAGCTCGACGGCCTGGACCAGGAGCAGTGCCTGGTGCTGTTGCACGAGAAGGGAGAGCAGAGCCGGTGGCAGCCGGTGTCGCCGACGCTGATGACGCATCTGATGGACCACGCCTACCATCGCGGGGCGCGTGAGCCGACCAGCAAGGTGCTGCGCTACCACAACGGCAAGCCGTTGACCTACCGGCGCTACGACGGGCTGTGGGACCGGCTGCGCGAGCACGTCGAACCGGTGCGCACGCAGAACATCTCCACGCACTGGTTGCGCCACACCACCCTGAAATGGGTGGAGCGCAACTTCGGCGAGGCGGTGGCCCGCGCCTACGCCGGTCACCGACCCAGCGGCGACGCCAAGCCCGGCGCGATCGCGGTCTACACGAAAGCCGACCTGGAGGAGGTCGCCGCCGCGCTGTCCGTGCTGACCGGCGAGCCGCACCCGCTGGCCCTGAATACGCCGACCAGGCTGTTCGACAGCGACAACGGGTGACGTGTGGTCTGGGGCGGCGGCGTTCACCGCCGCCCCAGACCACACTGTCCGGCCGTCGGTCGGCTTTGCTGCGCCGCCGGGAGTCACCCGGTGACGTCCTCCGTCGTCGGTGCGAGCGTTTCTTCGGAGTTCTGCGTGTGGTGAGGTTGTCCCTTGGACCGGACACCCTGATCCCAGACAGCGGTCCGGGGAAGGACGTTCCCCGCGTCAGGCAAGTCGAACTCCCCCGAGCAGTTCCGCAAGGATGCCGTCGAGCCGGCCCGCCTGGCGGAGCAGCCGTTGCGGGCTCCGGCCACAGCCTCGACCACGGCCGTCAACGCGCCGGGCTTATCCTGCGGTGTGACCGGCGCGTGGTCGAGCAGTGGCAGCAGGTGCTCGCGGACGCGCCGGGCCAACCCGGAGTGCTGACGGTGGACCAGGACGGCCAAGCGCTGCTCGGACATGCCCAGCTCACGCAGCACCAACACCTCGACCACCGCCGTGGTGAGCAGCAGGGCGGCGGTCGCGGCCTCGAAGTCCAGGGCGGCGCGGCCGTTGTGGACGATGCCGTTGCGCGCGTGCTTGGTTGCCTTGGCCCAGGCGAGCACCTCGCCCACAGCCGCGACTCCCGCAGCAGGTGGCACCTGTCCGGACGTGGGGCCGGTGAACAGCGGCATGGCGTGCTCGCCCAGCCCGGTGGCCAGGTCGAGCAACCGGGTGTGCGGGGTGGGGCCGCGGTGGCGGTTGTGGAACAGTTCCAGCACCGGGCGCCGGTGTGCGCGCAGGTGCGGGTGCGGGTGCTCGGCGACCGCGGCGTCAACCGCAGCTTCGATGCGCTGTGTGAGCAGTGCGAAGTCGGCCTCGGGCAGCGCGCTCTCGTGCGAGCCCAGGCCGCCGAGTAGCGAGTGCAGGGTCTCGGTGGCGGTGGCCGCGGCCATCAGGCGCGGCTCGAGCAGCGCATCGCGATCATTGGCAATCGCCAGGGACACAGGACCCCCGCCCAACCGGTCGGCGTGCTCCTGCCAGCGGGGCAGTACCGCGCTCAGGGGCACTGTCCGCAGGGTGAACAACATCTGCTGCGGCGTCGGGAGCTCGGCGCGCACCGGGGCGGGGAAGACCCCGTGCAGAGGCAGCGGGTCGGCCTGCTCGCTGCTCCACACCCTGAATCCGTTGTCCGGCGTGGTCTGCGCCCTCAGGGGCTCCGTCGCCTCGGGCGCGGTGTGCAGCACTCAGTGGTCGACACCCGCCTCACGGCGCACCGCGAGCACCACCAGGCGCTGCAGCGAGCGCACATGCCCGCACAGGGTGTCCAGCGCCACCGGCTCGGGCGCGCGCAGGCACTCCATGACCGTCTCGGTGACCGTTGTGCCCCGTCGCATGCTGGTGTGCTGGGGGGCGGTGGGTGCTCGACACCCCGGCCGTGATCGGGTTCACCTGTGGTGACGAGCGCGCCGAGGCGGCGGTGTGGTTGGCCGTGCACGAGGGCCAGGCGCTGATCGTGCCCGCGCTGGTGCTGGCGCAGGCCCTGACCGATGCGCGGGTGCGCGGGCCGCGGGGGCAGGAGGCGGTGGCGGTGCTGCCAGCGCTGGTCGGGCTCGACCCGGTCGACGCCGCGCGCGCCTATGGCGTCGCCGACACCCTGGCCGCCGCCGATCAGCCCGCCGAACTCGCGGGCGACGCGCAGGCGATGGCGGTGGCGCACCTGGTGTCGGTGTCCGCCGACACCGGTTTCCCGATCGTCACCGACGGCGCCGCCCGCGTCCACGCCCTGGACCCGCGCCGCGAGGTCAGACTCCTCTGGCACCCCTGACCACGACCAACGCCACAGGTCACCCGGTAGGCGCTGGGGGCGTGGGCGGTGGTCCGGCGTCGTCGCGGCAGGCCGTTTTCCGGCGGGATCGGGCGGTGGTGGGGCGGTGTCGCCAGATCGCGTGGTCCAGCTCCCACGGGGTGCGGCCCACGCGGTCGGCCAGCGCGACCAGCAGCACCTGGGCCTGCCCGGCGTCCACCGGTCGTCCCAGGTGGTGTGTCAGCCAGCCCAGCACCATCCGGTCGGGTTTGACCCGCCGCTCGTCGCCGACGAGCATCCACAGGTAGGACAGGCGCGCGCCGCTGCCGTGGCCGGGGATCCGCGCCAACCCGTCCCGCACCAGCTTGAACCGGTCGTCGTCGGTGAGCAGGTCGGTGGCGTCGTCCAGGCGCATCACCCCGTGGCCGGTCAGGGTACGGGCGTACTCGAGCGCCGCGTGGGCTTTGAGGACCCCGCCGCGGGGGCTGGTGCGGCCCCGGTGGGCCAGGACCTCGGCGGCCAGCCGATCGGGGCCGATCCGCTCGCCGAGCTCGAGCAGAGCGTCCAAGGGCTGCTCCAGCCCGGTGCCCACCACCTCCCGTGCCCGGCCGACCGGCAGCAGCCGGTCGGGCAGGGCGGCGTGGTCGGCGTAGGCGTGGCAGACGCGCGTGACGCCGCTGTAGTGGGCGCCGATGGAGAACACCGCGTCCAGCACGCACAGCGACAGGTGCGTCCACCGCCGCTCGCGCGCGACCACCTGCAGGCTGCGGGCGGGCCCGGTGAGCGCGTCGAGGTCAGCCTCGTGCATCGAGTCGCTCCAGCAGCGGCCAGTCGTCCAGCCCCGCCTCGACCCGGCCGACCGCGACGTCGGGGGCGGTGACGTGGAAGCGCGGCACCGCCCCGGACAGGTCCACGAACACCAGGGCGTGCGCGTCGGAGGTGTCCTGGCCGGTGCCCCGGCGCATCGGGCGCTGCTCGGCGGTGCGGCGGGCGAACACCCGCACCCGGCGCCCACCCACCAGCAGCAGCCGGCTGCGGGGCTCGCTGAGTACCTCGACCCGGTGCCGGGTGCGGCGCAGGGCCTCGGCCGCGGCCAGGTGGACGGCGACCTCGTGCAGGCGCTCGGTGCTCAACTCCGCGAAGCCCATCCACCCATCCTGCCCCCGCCGGTTCACGCGCTTCGCGTGGCCTCCTCCACGGAGCTGACGGCTGGCAGGCCGGGTTCCTCCACCGCAACCACGCGCGGCGCGGAGTCCTTGATCCTGCGGTGGAACCCCATCAGCTCGTCGATCCACCGGATGAACTTGAGCGGGGAGCCGTCGAAGTGCTCACGGACGCGGGCCTGGATGGCGCGCACGTCGTGGCCGGGCAGGAAGTCGCGGTCGGCGGTCTGCCCGCAGTCGCAGGCGCAGGGGCGGAAGCGGAACGGGGTCTCCTCGTCCAGGGCGCAGTAGCTGACCGGGTTCTGGGAGCCGTTGACCACCGGGTCCGGCCGCCCGATCCAAGCGTCGCGCACCGGGTGCCCCTGCGCGAGTGCCCTGCCCTGCAGTGCCACGCGCTGGCCGTTGGGAGTGTCGTGGACCGCCGCGTTGTCGATCTCCCCGACCGCGCGGACCAGTCCCTCGCCGACGATGAGGGCGAAGCGCTGCCGCCCGGCCTTGTCCAAGGCCATCTTCCACAGGCCCCGGCCCGCCTCCCATGCCTCCTGTTCGGTCATGCGGGGGAAGTAGCCGAGGTGGGGGCGTCCCAGCACGTCGTTCTGCGTCGTCTCGTAGTTGCCGAGCTTGAGCCGGATGGCCATCACACACTCCCATCAAACCCCAAGGGTTGCTGACAGCAGGATTCTTATCGAGGCAAAGCCGGTTCCGGAAGATGAATCCCCGACTACGTGGGCCGCTTTCACACCGACGGGCTATCCCGAACGGGGGGGAAGGCGCTGTCGTCATCGGTGGCCCGCGAACGCGAGGCCGATCAGGCCCTGGGGCACGGCGTCGTCACACAGGGCTAGGTCGAGCTCAGCGTCGGTGGCTTCGGCGGCCCACCGCCGGTGCACGGCCTGGCGCAGCGCGTCGCCGCAGAAGGCCGGGGAGTGCAGGCAAGTGCTCCCAGCCCATGCCTGTGGGCGGGTTCGGGTCGAGCAGGGCGGCGATCATGCGCATGGCCTGGTGCGCCATCCAGGCGACGCAGGTCGAGGGCCGGTGACCGGGCCGGTTATGGCGGGCGGTGACCTGGTGGCCATACCGCGCAGCCTTCTCACCGTTGACGGGCCACCGGGCAGGATGACCCGGACCGACGCGCCCGGCCGCGGCGGGTGCCCTGGTGAATCGGACAGAACCAGCAGTAAAGGGGATCAAGGCGTGGTGCGCGGGTTATCGGGGTTGGTTACGGCGGCCCGCCGGTGGGCGTGGGACGTGCTGTGGGACGTGGCCGAGCTGGTACGGGTTCGGGTGGTGGCGCGGCGACGGGCGGCCGATCATCGGCGGGCCCGCCCCGGACAGCGCCCGCGCAGGTGGGCGGCAGGGCTGGTCGGGTTGCTGGTGGGGGTGGCGCTGCTGGCGGTGTCCGTGCGGCTGGCCGCGGGCCCAGTGGACTGGACGCCGTGGCGGGGGCAGGTGCGCGAGTACGGCCCGGTGGCCGTGGTCGGACTGTTGGGCCTGGTCGCGGTGGCGGGCGGGGTGCGCCGCCTGGGGCCCGTCCGCTGGGACGCTCGTGATGAGCAGCGGGTTCGGCCGATCCGCTGGTGGATGATGCTGCTGGCGGTCGTGGTGGTGGTCGCGGCCGGGTGGGCGGCGATCGTGGTGCTGCCGAGTGTGCTCGGCGTCCCGACCGGAGCCACGGCGACGACCGGCGTGCCCGGCTGGCCCGACGAGGTCGGGCGGGGGGTGGGGTTGGCCGGGTTGCGGGTGGAGGTGGTGCGGCTCGGGCTGGCGGTGGCCACCGGCGCGGCCGGGGCGCTGCTGCTGGCGGTGACCGTGCGCCGTCAATGGCTGGGCGAGCGCGCCCAGGCCCACACCGAGGCCGACGCCCGTCAGCGCCTCATCGGCGAGCAGTACTCCAAGGCTGCGGCGCAACTGGGCCGGGACTCGGACCCGATGGTGCGCCTGGGCGCGCTGGAGTCGCTGGAGGCCCTGGCTCAGGCCAACCCGGACCAGCGCCAGCGCATCGTGGGCCTGGTGTGCTCTCTGCTGCGAATGCCCTGGGAGCAGGATGGACAGCCTGCGAGTACCCCCGCTTCCAAGAGGGTGGGGACACCCGTGAAGCCCACCACCTCGCAACAGCGGAAACAGTGGCGCGAGGACGAGGAGGAGCGGCGGGTCCGACTGTCGGCCCAGCGGTTGCTCATCAACCATCTCGTACCCCACCGCTCCCGATGGGGCCGTGTACGCGATCAGCGATTCTGGCCGGGAATCGACTTCAACCTCACTGGCGCCCACCTTGTCGACTTCAGCGCCGGGGGTCTCGAAGTTGTCAACGCCGCGTTCGACGACGTCACCTTCACCGGCACCACTTCATTCGACAAAGCGGTCTTTATCGGCACTGCCTCATTCGGCAGAACAACCTTCACCGATATTGCCTTTTTCGCCGAAACGACCTTCACCGAAATAGCCTGGTTCAGTGGCGCGAATTTCACCGACGAAACCCTGTTCGGCAAAGCGACCTTCACGAAGGGCGCGTGGTTCCGTGACGCGAACTTCGCCAAAACCGCCTCGTTCCATGGTGCGACCTTTTCCAACACCGCCTGGTTCGACAAGGTGACCTTCGCAGATGCCGTCCAGTTTCGTGGCGCGACCTTCACCAACGCCGTCCAATTCGATGGCGCGAGCTTCATCAAGGATGCATGGTTCGGCGATGCGACATTTGCCGGAGATGCTATTTTCAGCAATGCGACCTTCGCCAGCATAGTTGTTTTTCTCGACGCGACCTTCAGCGGTACCGCCAGGTTCGACGGAACGGTTTTCGCCGAACCCGTCAGGTTCGATAACGCGATCTTGAACGACGACAAGGGGGACGTTGTCCGTTTTCTTTCCATGTTTATAGGCGGATTCGACGGTCGGCGAGTGTGGGTGTCGCGGTCGGGTCTGCCCACATCGTTTCGGCGGCCTGTCGTCGAGTCCGAAACGGCTGATGACGGTGTGCTACAGCCTCAGGGGAAGTCGACTGAGTCGGTGTGGCCGTTGGGGTGGACTGCCTATGACCTGCCCGAGTTTGTGAAGCGTCGCGGAACCGGGTGGCGGCGCCTGCAAGTGGTGCCGTTGGTGCCAGTGCCGGTCGTGCTGCCGGACCCACCGCGATCCCCCGGTCATCTAGGACAGGGAGTGCGGGGCGGGGCAGTGCGTGCGGCACGGTGGTGGGACGTGCAGCGTTAGGGCATGCTTTACCGCCCCTCGTCCTCGTCTATGTGGTCGGTGACCAGGCCGGAGACGATGGTGAAGGCCTTGGTGCGGCGTCGGCCGCGGCGGTGGTCGTAGCCCTGGGTGGTGGAGATGTGGGCGTGGCCCGCAGCGGCCTGGACCTGGTCGATGGGCACGCCCGCGTCCAGGGCGATGGTGATGAACGCCCCGCGCAGGGCGTGGGGGTGCAGGCGGTGGGCGATGCCGCGCAGCGGGCAGCCGGGTCGGGCGGCGACGGCGCGCAGGATGGCCTGCAGGTGGTTGACGTGCAGGCGGGTTCCGGTACGGGTGGTCAACAGCGGTTGCCGCCCGCCGTTCGGGGTGCCGGGCAGGGCGGGCAGGGCGCCGTCGGTGGTGTGGGCGCGCACGCGCAGCCAGGCGTCGATCTCGTCGGCGACGGCGGGCTCGAGGGTGGCGGTGCGGGCCTTGGCGCCCTTGCCGTGCAGCACCAGGGTCGCGGGCCCTGCGGGGTCGGGGCGGCGGTAGTCGGCCAGGTCCAGGCCGACGATCTCGGCGGCGCGGGCGCCGGTGACCGCGAGCAGGGTCAGGGCGGCCAGGTCGCGTTCGCGGGTGAGGTCGCGTCCGCGTCCGGTGCCGCGGCGGGCGGCGAGCAGGAGTTGGCGGACCTGGTCGGCGTCGAGGTCGACCTGGTCGTCGTCGGTGGCTGTGCCGCGCAGGCCGGTGGTGCGGGTGTCGACCAGGGCGGCGGGGTTGCCCACGGGCAGGCCCTGGCGTTGCAGGGCGGTGTAGAACTCGGCGACGACGGTGAGCATCTGCGCGCGGGTGCGTTTGGCCAAGCCCGAGGCGGCGACGTCGGCCGGCCACAGCTGGATCTGCTCCAGGCCGACCTGGTGCAGTGGGTCCAGGCCGTGGGCGTGGCACCAGGGCAGGAACGCGGTGCCGCGCCGCAGCGGCCTGCGCGGCCGCGCGGCGCGGTCGCGTTCGTCGGTGGGGTGCCAGTGGCGGGCGTGGTGGGGGATGCCCAGGGCGTCGGCGTCGGCGTCGGCGTCGGCGTAGGCGCGGCGCGAGTGCGCGCTGGCGAACTTGCCCAGCCACAGGTTCAGCCGCCGCTCCAACGACGGCCCCCCCTCCCCGTCCCACCGCCCGGTCCCGGCGGGTTCCAGCTCGGCGCCGCTCACCGCGCGCCCGCGTTCCCGACCGCGCCCAGGTCGCCGCGCTCGGCGACGACCGGCTCCGGGTCCTGCCCGCCGTCCGAGACCGCCGCCGCGACGGCGTGGGCGGTGGACCACGCGGAGTCGGTGTTCGGGACGGCGGCGGCCGCTTGGGCGGTGCGTTCGGCGCGGACCTTGGCGTAGGATCTCCAGGCCGCGCGGGGGCACGGGAAGGCCCATCGCCAGGTTCTCCTCGGCTACGCGGGCGATGTGGAGCTCCTGTTCCCTGGCGTTCTCGCGCATCCGGGCGAGCAGGTCGCGGGTGTGGTCGAGCCAGAGGGCGTGCAGCCGCTCGGCCTCGGCCCGGCGGGCGGCGGCATGTTCGGGGGTGTGGTCGCGCCAGGTGCTGGTGCGCGGTCCGCCGTGGCGGGCCACGGCCTCGGGCCAGCGCTTGCGCACGGCGGCGCCGGTGACCCCTAGCCGCGCGCCAATGGTCGGTCCGCTGGCGCCGGTGTGCCCGGCGAGGGCGACGGTCTCGGTGAGCACGGTCTGCAGGGCTTGGTCGAGATCGCGGACGGCGGCGAGCAGGTCGAGCACGGCGTCGGCCTGTCCGGCCGGGTCCAGGACGGCGTCGAACGGGCCGCGCGGGCCGCCGGGGTCGTCGGGGTCGTGCCCGGTGCGGTCGAGGGCGTGCCGCCAGGCAAGCTCGCGCACGGCGGCGGTGAGCGCGGTGTCGGGCTGCGGGGCGGGTAGGTTCGGCGACATCCCGGTCATGAGAGCAACTCAAGTTGCGATCTATCGGAAAGGAAACCTGGTTCCTCTACACGATGGATAAACTCATCAGTTGCCATATCGCATGATGGCAACCAAGAGATCTA encodes:
- a CDS encoding tyrosine-type recombinase/integrase is translated as MTDRAGPSAEELEKARQVLALLGVSPEALVASQPAAPPREAPTFAEWVPVVSGLVGEGTRKLYSTYWNRLVALWPERRLDELPASDLTWLFGHIRQTAVRRRNWRGGHSAAEHMFSATRCLYRFAVDDGLIPVAQDPTRKVNKPKRAIPTRRGLNNTVLEAVTEAASGTGDDPALDALLIRFHVETAARRGGALALELDGLDQEQCLVLLHEKGEQSRWQPVSPTLMTHLMDHAYHRGAREPTSKVLRYHNGKPLTYRRYDGLWDRLREHVEPVRTQNISTHWLRHTTLKWVERNFGEAVARAYAGHRPSGDAKPGAIAVYTKADLEEVAAALSVLTGEPHPLALNTPTRLFDSDNG
- a CDS encoding HEPN domain-containing protein, whose translation is MLHTAPEATEPLRAQTTPDNGFRVWSSEQADPLPLHGVFPAPVRAELPTPQQMLFTLRTVPLSAVLPRWQEHADRLGGGPVSLAIANDRDALLEPRLMAAATATETLHSLLGGLGSHESALPEADFALLTQRIEAAVDAAVAEHPHPHLRAHRRPVLELFHNRHRGPTPHTRLLDLATGLGEHAMPLFTGPTSGQVPPAAGVAAVGEVLAWAKATKHARNGIVHNGRAALDFEAATAALLLTTAVVEVLVLRELGMSEQRLAVLVHRQHSGLARRVREHLLPLLDHAPVTPQDKPGALTAVVEAVAGARNGCSARRAGSTASLRNCSGEFDLPDAGNVLPRTAVWDQGVRSKGQPHHTQNSEETLAPTTEDVTG
- a CDS encoding pentapeptide repeat-containing protein, which gives rise to MLWDVAELVRVRVVARRRAADHRRARPGQRPRRWAAGLVGLLVGVALLAVSVRLAAGPVDWTPWRGQVREYGPVAVVGLLGLVAVAGGVRRLGPVRWDARDEQRVRPIRWWMMLLAVVVVVAAGWAAIVVLPSVLGVPTGATATTGVPGWPDEVGRGVGLAGLRVEVVRLGLAVATGAAGALLLAVTVRRQWLGERAQAHTEADARQRLIGEQYSKAAAQLGRDSDPMVRLGALESLEALAQANPDQRQRIVGLVCSLLRMPWEQDGQPASTPASKRVGTPVKPTTSQQRKQWREDEEERRVRLSAQRLLINHLVPHRSRWGRVRDQRFWPGIDFNLTGAHLVDFSAGGLEVVNAAFDDVTFTGTTSFDKAVFIGTASFGRTTFTDIAFFAETTFTEIAWFSGANFTDETLFGKATFTKGAWFRDANFAKTASFHGATFSNTAWFDKVTFADAVQFRGATFTNAVQFDGASFIKDAWFGDATFAGDAIFSNATFASIVVFLDATFSGTARFDGTVFAEPVRFDNAILNDDKGDVVRFLSMFIGGFDGRRVWVSRSGLPTSFRRPVVESETADDGVLQPQGKSTESVWPLGWTAYDLPEFVKRRGTGWRRLQVVPLVPVPVVLPDPPRSPGHLGQGVRGGAVRAARWWDVQR
- a CDS encoding tyrosine-type recombinase/integrase, giving the protein MTGMSPNLPAPQPDTALTAAVRELAWRHALDRTGHDPDDPGGPRGPFDAVLDPAGQADAVLDLLAAVRDLDQALQTVLTETVALAGHTGASGPTIGARLGVTGAAVRKRWPEAVARHGGPRTSTWRDHTPEHAAARRAEAERLHALWLDHTRDLLARMRENAREQELHIARVAEENLAMGLPVPPRGLEILRQGPRRTHRPSGRRRPEHRLRVVHRPRRRGGGLGRRAGPGAGRRRARRPGRGRERGRAVSGAELEPAGTGRWDGEGGPSLERRLNLWLGKFASAHSRRAYADADADADALGIPHHARHWHPTDERDRAARPRRPLRRGTAFLPWCHAHGLDPLHQVGLEQIQLWPADVAASGLAKRTRAQMLTVVAEFYTALQRQGLPVGNPAALVDTRTTGLRGTATDDDQVDLDADQVRQLLLAARRGTGRGRDLTRERDLAALTLLAVTGARAAEIVGLDLADYRRPDPAGPATLVLHGKGAKARTATLEPAVADEIDAWLRVRAHTTDGALPALPGTPNGGRQPLLTTRTGTRLHVNHLQAILRAVAARPGCPLRGIAHRLHPHALRGAFITIALDAGVPIDQVQAAAGHAHISTTQGYDHRRGRRRTKAFTIVSGLVTDHIDEDEGR